In the Micromonospora narathiwatensis genome, one interval contains:
- a CDS encoding M20/M25/M40 family metallo-hydrolase, with amino-acid sequence MDRHTGHGRPTRSTRRTFLTASAAATAATVAATVAAGPAAAEEAVVPPGPGHPAKPQQPGRELTALLREVDRARIEATVRRLAAFGTRHTLSSQDDPVRGIGAARDWIYEQLSGYAAASGGRMTVELQSYVQQPATRIPTPTRITNVVATLRGDSSPNRVYVITGHYDSRATDVMDAVSDAPGADDDASGVAVVLELARVLATRRTEATIVLAAVAGEEQNLYGSTYLAKQLKAAGADVQGMFSNDIIGSSTADDGTRDPRSVRLFAEGVPTAETSSEASTRQSVGGENDSPSRQLARFVTDVADNGATGMRVRVIYRRDRYLRGSDHISFLREGWPAGRFTEPAEDFAHQHQDVRVVDGVQYGDLPEFCDFDYITRVARVNGATLWSLAQAPGTPKRVTVVTTNLTNDTTLRWQRGDEPDLAGYEVVWRETTAADWQKVLAVGDVTEVTIALSKDNVFFGVRAVDRDGQRSPVAFPKPGS; translated from the coding sequence ACGTTCCTGACCGCCTCCGCCGCGGCCACCGCCGCCACCGTCGCCGCCACCGTCGCCGCCGGCCCCGCCGCCGCCGAGGAGGCCGTCGTGCCGCCCGGCCCGGGCCATCCGGCAAAGCCGCAGCAGCCCGGCCGCGAACTGACCGCGCTGCTGCGCGAGGTCGACCGGGCGCGGATCGAGGCCACCGTACGCCGGCTGGCCGCGTTCGGCACCCGGCACACCCTCTCCAGCCAGGACGACCCGGTCCGGGGCATCGGCGCCGCCCGCGACTGGATCTACGAGCAGCTCTCCGGGTACGCCGCCGCCTCCGGCGGCCGGATGACCGTCGAACTCCAGTCGTACGTCCAGCAGCCCGCCACCCGGATCCCCACCCCCACCCGGATCACCAACGTGGTGGCCACCCTGCGTGGCGACTCCAGCCCGAACCGGGTCTACGTGATCACCGGCCACTACGACTCGCGCGCCACCGACGTGATGGACGCGGTCAGCGACGCCCCGGGCGCCGACGACGACGCCTCCGGCGTGGCGGTGGTGCTGGAACTGGCCCGGGTGCTGGCCACCCGGCGTACCGAGGCCACCATCGTCCTCGCCGCCGTCGCCGGCGAGGAGCAGAACCTGTACGGCTCGACGTACCTGGCGAAGCAGCTCAAGGCGGCCGGCGCGGACGTGCAGGGCATGTTCAGCAACGACATCATCGGCAGCAGCACCGCCGACGACGGCACCCGGGACCCGCGTAGCGTCCGGCTCTTCGCCGAGGGGGTGCCGACGGCGGAGACCTCGTCCGAGGCGAGCACCCGGCAGTCCGTGGGCGGCGAGAACGACTCCCCGTCCCGGCAGCTCGCCCGGTTCGTCACCGACGTCGCGGACAACGGGGCCACCGGGATGCGGGTCCGGGTGATCTACCGCCGGGACCGCTACCTGCGCGGCAGCGACCACATCTCGTTCCTGCGCGAGGGCTGGCCGGCGGGCCGGTTCACCGAGCCGGCCGAGGACTTCGCCCACCAGCACCAGGACGTCCGGGTGGTCGACGGCGTCCAGTACGGCGACCTGCCGGAGTTCTGCGACTTCGACTACATCACCCGGGTGGCCCGGGTGAACGGCGCGACGCTCTGGTCGCTGGCCCAGGCGCCGGGCACCCCGAAGCGGGTCACCGTCGTCACCACCAACCTCACCAATGACACCACGCTGCGCTGGCAGCGCGGCGACGAGCCGGACCTGGCCGGCTACGAGGTGGTGTGGCGGGAGACCACCGCGGCCGACTGGCAGAAGGTCCTCGCGGTCGGCGACGTCACCGAGGTGACCATCGCGCTGTCGAAGGACAACGTCTTCTTCGGCGTACGGGCGGTGGACCGGGACGGACAGCGCAGCCCGGTGGCCTTCCCGAAGCCTGGCAGCTGA